In one Prosthecochloris aestuarii DSM 271 genomic region, the following are encoded:
- a CDS encoding ZIP family metal transporter — protein MIDFFEQFDPVTQALIATLFTWGVTAAGAGLVFITKVLHQRVLDAMLGFAAGVMIAASFWSLLAPGIEMAEQLGQIPWLTAVIGFMGGGIFMRLTDRFLPHLHPGLSMDKREGVKTSWQRSTLLVLAITLHNIPEGLAIGVAFGAVAAHLPSATLGGAIALAIGIGIQNFPEGTAVSMPLRREGMSKGKSFLMGQASGLVEPIAGVGGAMFVMSMQGILPYALCFAAGAMIFVVVEELIPESQRKYENIDLVTMTTMLGFSVMMILDVALG, from the coding sequence ATGATTGATTTTTTTGAACAGTTCGATCCGGTTACCCAGGCCCTGATTGCAACCCTTTTCACATGGGGAGTCACGGCGGCAGGAGCCGGACTGGTGTTTATCACCAAAGTACTCCATCAGAGGGTGCTGGATGCAATGCTCGGCTTTGCTGCAGGAGTCATGATTGCTGCAAGTTTCTGGTCTCTTCTCGCCCCGGGAATAGAAATGGCTGAACAGCTTGGCCAGATCCCCTGGCTGACTGCCGTCATCGGCTTTATGGGCGGCGGTATTTTTATGCGACTGACCGACCGGTTTCTGCCGCATCTTCACCCCGGTCTGAGTATGGATAAACGGGAGGGTGTCAAAACATCATGGCAGAGAAGTACGCTTCTCGTCCTTGCCATAACCCTTCATAATATACCTGAAGGCCTTGCCATAGGGGTCGCTTTCGGCGCTGTTGCAGCACACCTCCCTTCCGCAACTCTGGGAGGAGCAATTGCTCTTGCGATCGGAATCGGCATTCAGAATTTTCCCGAGGGCACAGCGGTATCAATGCCGTTGCGAAGAGAAGGCATGTCAAAAGGAAAAAGCTTTTTGATGGGCCAGGCATCCGGCCTGGTGGAGCCGATAGCCGGGGTTGGCGGGGCGATGTTTGTGATGAGCATGCAGGGCATTCTCCCTTATGCGCTCTGTTTTGCTGCCGGGGCCATGATTTTTGTCGTCGTTGAAGAGCTGATACCGGAATCACAGCGAAAATATGAAAACATCGATCTTGTCACGATGACTACTATGCTCGGTTTTTCGGTTATGATGATTCTCGATGTCGCTTTGGGCTGA
- a CDS encoding mechanosensitive ion channel family protein → MNVSDNLVDLFRNFSIDILLQIVLIGSVSWLLITLFSKWVPILANTISGRFRFRLLALVPIFRLGVFIAALLLILNRVIEPQIENIIALISLLGLGLGFAFKDYVSSLIAGVVTLYETPYRPGDWIEVEGAYGEVRAINLRSVEIVTPDSTVVIIPHLKIWNQLLFNANDGRRQLLCVADFYLHPDHNGREVQNILYDVASTSAYLQADQPIRVVVHEQLWGTHYRLKAYPIDPRQQFEFITDLTIRSKEILAEKGIRFASAPAISQENNLSSKTA, encoded by the coding sequence ATGAACGTCTCAGACAATCTTGTCGATCTTTTCAGAAACTTTTCCATAGATATCTTGCTGCAGATCGTACTCATCGGCAGTGTATCATGGCTTCTGATTACGCTCTTTTCCAAATGGGTTCCAATCCTTGCCAACACAATATCCGGCCGGTTCCGGTTTCGGCTGCTTGCGCTCGTGCCAATTTTCAGACTGGGGGTATTTATCGCAGCACTGTTGCTTATCCTCAACCGGGTCATAGAACCGCAGATTGAAAACATCATCGCGCTGATAAGCCTTCTCGGTCTGGGTCTTGGCTTCGCATTCAAGGATTATGTCAGCAGTCTTATAGCAGGCGTGGTAACCCTTTATGAAACGCCATACCGCCCAGGGGATTGGATCGAGGTTGAGGGAGCGTATGGCGAAGTCAGGGCGATCAATCTCCGCAGCGTGGAAATCGTCACGCCGGACAGTACCGTGGTTATCATCCCGCATCTGAAAATATGGAATCAGCTTCTTTTCAACGCTAATGACGGTCGCCGGCAACTGCTGTGTGTCGCAGATTTTTACCTCCATCCTGATCACAACGGAAGGGAGGTTCAGAATATTCTCTATGACGTTGCTTCGACAAGCGCTTACCTGCAGGCGGACCAGCCAATCAGGGTGGTCGTCCATGAGCAGCTATGGGGAACACACTACAGGCTCAAGGCCTACCCGATTGATCCAAGGCAGCAGTTCGAGTTCATAACGGACCTGACCATCCGCAGCAAAGAGATTCTTGCTGAAAAAGGCATCCGGTTTGCCTCAGCACCAGCGATTTCGCAAGAGAACAACCTTTCGAGCAAAACGGCTTGA
- a CDS encoding TolC family protein, whose protein sequence is MFTCRTMTTMQRKDHMIFYRRYRMALLTLLFFIAASAAQAGEVLTWDACVNEALLNQPDLLSSRASIDEAGATRRITASSGLPQVQAGLSATQSGTTEGSGSSSSSFSYWLSASQLLYDGGSTSSLIAGADESINAARYRYGTVSSEVRFALRTAFVDLLKAQELVGLAGEIAERRKKNVRLLQLRYNAGREHIGSLRRAEADMAEAAFEVAQAERALVLARSKLASALGRDQRSVVSVKGSFKASESLVSTPQFSVLARQNPQVQQLEAVERSARHDLDASRHAFAPALSLTSSVGRSSFDQLPVDALDWNAGFSVSIPIIEGGSGRANVAKALAALNNKAGQEQSGYLQVLDTLEESWKNFQDASENVGVQKKFLEAAAERSTIANAQYSNGLISFDDWVIIEDNLVSSKKSYLNAEAELLLAEAQWMKAKGVTLHE, encoded by the coding sequence ATGTTTACTTGCAGAACCATGACAACCATGCAGAGAAAAGATCATATGATATTTTATCGACGCTATCGTATGGCGCTTTTGACGCTTCTTTTTTTTATTGCCGCTTCTGCTGCACAAGCAGGAGAAGTCCTGACGTGGGACGCATGTGTCAACGAGGCTCTTCTGAACCAGCCCGACCTGTTATCCTCACGCGCTTCTATCGATGAGGCCGGGGCCACGAGGCGTATCACTGCCTCATCAGGACTTCCGCAGGTGCAGGCAGGGCTCAGCGCAACACAGAGCGGCACGACAGAAGGAAGCGGCTCTTCGTCGTCATCCTTCTCCTATTGGCTTTCAGCTTCCCAGCTGCTCTATGACGGAGGATCGACATCGAGCCTTATTGCAGGCGCAGACGAGTCGATCAACGCCGCCCGATACCGTTACGGTACTGTTTCGTCTGAAGTGCGCTTTGCGCTCAGGACAGCATTTGTCGACCTCCTGAAAGCACAGGAGCTTGTCGGCCTTGCCGGAGAAATTGCTGAACGCCGAAAGAAAAACGTTCGTCTTCTGCAGCTTCGTTATAATGCGGGACGGGAGCACATCGGCTCGCTCAGGCGAGCTGAAGCCGATATGGCCGAAGCGGCATTCGAGGTTGCCCAGGCTGAGCGTGCTCTTGTTCTTGCCCGTTCGAAACTCGCTTCGGCACTCGGGCGTGACCAGCGTTCTGTCGTGAGCGTGAAAGGCTCGTTCAAAGCATCGGAGTCGCTCGTGTCCACTCCCCAGTTCAGTGTTCTTGCGCGCCAGAACCCTCAGGTCCAGCAGCTTGAAGCTGTCGAGAGGTCGGCCCGGCACGATCTCGACGCCTCCAGGCATGCTTTCGCTCCCGCACTTTCTCTGACGTCATCTGTAGGAAGAAGCTCCTTTGATCAGTTGCCGGTCGACGCACTTGACTGGAATGCCGGTTTTTCGGTCTCTATACCGATTATCGAGGGGGGCAGTGGCAGGGCAAACGTTGCCAAAGCGCTTGCAGCACTCAATAACAAGGCAGGGCAGGAGCAGAGCGGTTATCTGCAGGTGCTCGATACGCTCGAAGAGAGCTGGAAGAATTTTCAGGATGCATCAGAAAACGTCGGCGTGCAGAAAAAATTTCTCGAAGCGGCCGCTGAACGTTCCACGATCGCAAATGCTCAGTATTCCAATGGCTTGATCAGTTTTGACGACTGGGTCATTATCGAGGATAATCTTGTGAGTTCAAAAAAATCATATCTCAATGCCGAGGCGGAACTTCTGCTTGCCGAGGCCCAGTGGATGAAGGCAAAAGGAGTGACATTGCATGAATAA
- the lipA gene encoding lipoyl synthase, whose product MHQEDSLYSFFYTEHHSDKLRASDYMKIQRKPDWLKLRLSGTAQFASTRKLIAGYGLNTVCRSAQCPNLHECWSSGTATFLLLGNTCTRSCRFCAVGTKKDLPPPDPNEPENVAQAVRKMKLTHVVLTSVTRDDLSDFGSGAWAETIRKIRESNPDTTIECLIPDFRGNLDALDSVMQLRPEVLNHNVETVPSCYASVRPEAEYRQSLGVLRLAASTYGLQAKSGLMVGLGETPEEVYEVLDDLLAYGCRHITIGQYLQPSKHHYPVQRYVPPEEFDQYRTYALEKGCTTVQSGPYVRSSYHAAECVENKHNTLTTT is encoded by the coding sequence CTGCACCAAGAAGATTCACTATATTCATTTTTTTATACCGAACATCACAGCGACAAGCTCAGAGCATCTGATTATATGAAGATTCAACGAAAACCCGATTGGCTGAAACTCAGGCTTTCGGGAACGGCTCAATTTGCATCAACCAGGAAACTGATTGCCGGGTATGGTCTCAATACCGTCTGCCGCTCGGCGCAGTGCCCGAACCTGCACGAATGCTGGTCATCGGGAACGGCTACCTTTCTGCTGCTTGGCAATACCTGTACACGAAGCTGCAGGTTCTGCGCTGTAGGCACAAAAAAGGATCTTCCTCCCCCAGACCCGAACGAACCGGAAAACGTCGCGCAAGCTGTCCGGAAAATGAAACTCACCCACGTCGTCCTGACAAGCGTCACCCGAGATGATCTCTCCGATTTCGGTTCCGGGGCCTGGGCTGAAACGATCAGAAAAATTCGCGAATCCAATCCCGATACCACCATAGAATGCCTGATTCCTGATTTCAGGGGAAATCTGGACGCCCTCGATAGCGTGATGCAACTCCGTCCGGAGGTGCTCAATCACAATGTGGAAACCGTTCCTTCCTGCTACGCCTCAGTGCGCCCTGAAGCCGAGTACCGTCAATCACTCGGGGTACTTCGTCTGGCTGCATCAACCTATGGACTGCAGGCAAAATCAGGCCTTATGGTCGGTCTGGGCGAGACCCCTGAAGAGGTATACGAGGTGCTTGACGATCTTCTGGCCTACGGCTGCCGTCACATCACCATCGGTCAGTACCTGCAGCCATCCAAACACCACTATCCGGTTCAACGATACGTCCCACCGGAAGAGTTTGACCAATACCGAACTTACGCACTCGAAAAAGGATGCACAACGGTCCAGTCAGGCCCCTATGTTCGAAGTTCCTATCACGCTGCAGAATGCGTAGAGAACAAGCATAATACACTTACCACAACGTAA
- a CDS encoding mechanosensitive ion channel family protein, translated as MGLVLGEILIETLIAVSILSVFYLFWRIIKWIVGRRLEERFDKTSAAFAEAVIKFTIFAIAIISALGAAGVKTDALLGSLGVLGLTLGFALRDTLSNIVSGILIFLDRPFTINDLVEIDGKYGRIDRITLRTTRVVTNDGKMLAVPNAEIMNKTVTSYTNFPHLRIDVGVTIAVTESIDLARKLLLKLVKDDPDFMQQPLPVVVVTELNDYNVVLELEAWLQDERRHIEKRCEIREKIFRTFTKEGIDMPYETIRIVPRNECVSLADDGKNSMT; from the coding sequence ATGGGGCTGGTTCTAGGCGAGATTCTTATCGAAACGCTTATCGCTGTTTCAATTCTCTCGGTATTTTATCTCTTCTGGAGAATTATCAAATGGATTGTTGGCAGGCGTCTTGAAGAGCGTTTCGACAAAACAAGTGCAGCTTTTGCCGAAGCAGTCATCAAATTCACCATATTCGCCATTGCGATCATTTCGGCACTTGGTGCCGCCGGAGTAAAAACCGATGCATTGCTTGGTTCACTTGGCGTTTTAGGTCTGACTCTTGGTTTTGCTTTACGCGATACGCTCTCCAATATCGTTTCCGGTATACTGATCTTTCTGGATCGCCCATTCACCATCAACGATCTGGTTGAAATTGATGGAAAGTATGGCCGAATTGACAGGATAACCCTTCGAACGACGAGAGTCGTCACGAACGACGGCAAGATGCTGGCTGTGCCGAATGCAGAAATCATGAACAAGACCGTCACGTCTTACACCAATTTTCCCCATCTTCGCATCGACGTCGGCGTAACTATCGCAGTAACGGAGAGTATTGATCTCGCCCGGAAGCTTTTATTGAAGCTGGTCAAAGATGATCCTGATTTCATGCAGCAACCGCTTCCTGTTGTGGTCGTGACGGAGCTTAACGATTATAACGTTGTTTTAGAGCTGGAGGCATGGCTTCAGGATGAACGTCGTCATATTGAAAAACGTTGTGAAATCAGGGAAAAGATTTTCAGGACTTTTACGAAAGAAGGTATCGACATGCCGTATGAAACCATCCGGATTGTGCCACGCAACGAATGCGTTTCTTTGGCGGATGACGGAAAAAACAGTATGACGTAA
- a CDS encoding efflux RND transporter periplasmic adaptor subunit, translated as MNKKPLIIALVVLLVSGAATGVWFMVLSKKEPSAEFRSVTAITGTIDETVSTTGVVEPRNRLKIQSSIAGRVEEILVSEGDMVNQGEQLALVSSTERAALLDAARLQDPGEQAYWERVYKKTVILSPIDAQIIVRSIEPGQTVTTSDSLFVLSDRLIVKAYVDETDIGRIAIGQKADISLDAYPDIRVGGTVEHIDYESHLESNVNIYYVDIIPETIPDVFRSGMSADIGITVQEKQNAVLLPIEAVQTVDGMTVVLGASADGMSPASYKPVTTGLQDEEHVEIVDGLQAGDIVLLSGGSFALPVSNGGGSSPFIPQRRKR; from the coding sequence ATGAATAAGAAACCTCTCATCATCGCGCTTGTCGTTCTGTTGGTTTCCGGTGCGGCAACTGGAGTCTGGTTCATGGTGTTGAGCAAGAAGGAGCCGTCAGCCGAGTTTCGGTCTGTCACGGCGATAACAGGAACGATCGATGAAACGGTATCGACCACCGGCGTTGTCGAACCCCGCAACCGGCTCAAAATCCAGTCATCCATCGCAGGGCGTGTCGAGGAGATTCTTGTCAGCGAGGGTGATATGGTCAATCAGGGTGAACAACTTGCTCTTGTGAGTTCAACCGAGCGCGCAGCACTGCTCGATGCCGCAAGGCTTCAGGACCCCGGCGAGCAGGCGTATTGGGAAAGGGTCTACAAAAAAACAGTGATCCTTTCGCCTATCGACGCTCAGATTATTGTCAGGAGTATCGAACCCGGGCAGACGGTGACAACGAGCGATTCGCTTTTTGTTCTTTCCGACCGCCTGATTGTCAAAGCCTATGTCGACGAAACCGATATCGGCCGGATCGCCATCGGCCAGAAAGCCGACATCAGCCTCGATGCCTACCCTGATATCCGGGTGGGTGGAACGGTAGAGCATATTGACTATGAATCTCATCTTGAGAGCAACGTCAATATCTACTATGTCGATATCATTCCCGAAACAATTCCCGATGTTTTCCGTTCAGGTATGAGTGCTGATATCGGGATTACAGTTCAGGAAAAGCAGAACGCGGTTCTTCTGCCGATCGAAGCGGTGCAGACGGTTGATGGTATGACGGTCGTGCTTGGTGCGAGCGCCGACGGCATGAGCCCGGCCTCTTATAAGCCGGTGACGACCGGCCTTCAGGATGAGGAGCATGTCGAGATTGTCGATGGGCTTCAGGCCGGAGATATCGTTCTTTTGTCCGGCGGTTCCTTTGCGCTTCCTGTCAGTAATGGCGGCGGATCGAGTCCGTTCATTCCCCAACGAAGAAAACGATAG
- a CDS encoding MacB family efflux pump subunit, whose amino-acid sequence MIELKDIYRTYQIGESPVRALRGVSLSVCKGEFIAIMGASGSGKSSLLHILGLLDKPDRGDYLLSGRNVKTMSEDELASLRNNVAGFVFQQFHLLKRMSITDNVRLPHIYSGRKGDFRKEAIERLATVGLQDRLDHSPNQLSGGEQQRAAIARALVRDPLMIFADEPTGNLDSKNSAEIMHILKRLHEEGKTIIMVTHENDIAAYADRIIIMRDGQILSDERKSGCEIPEQDADNGVDVRADLKISLWRNGRFSGFLLQALQSMLSNKVRSFLSVLGILVGVASVIAMMALGEGAKASMQEQLKSMGSNLLSVRGGSAKIRGATQGAGAVTRFTLRDVADIAALSSVVKRAAGTVSGSAQLVYANNNWSTSLDGVGIQYGDMRSSIPSVGRWFTTDEIGKREKVAIIGVTVVKELFGNTNPVGKTIKINRINFKVIGVAPAKGFAGHRDADDVVMIPVSTAMYRVLGKDYLDRIYVEAASPSLIDAAKTVVGQVIRKRHRLKESDESFSIRDMTEIQQMMTSTTETMSLLLGSIAAISLVVGGIGIMNIMLVSVTERTREIGLRKAIGARKSDIMLQFIVESVGMTLTGGLIGIAAGAGVSWALSVFAGWSVKTSLFSVLLATTFSMLIGLFFGLWPARKAADLKPVEALRYE is encoded by the coding sequence ATGATCGAGCTGAAAGACATCTACCGGACCTATCAGATCGGGGAAAGTCCTGTCCGTGCGCTCAGAGGCGTTTCCCTCTCTGTATGCAAGGGAGAGTTCATAGCTATCATGGGGGCTTCGGGCTCAGGTAAATCGTCGCTGCTGCATATTCTCGGACTTCTTGACAAGCCGGACAGGGGCGACTACCTGCTGTCCGGTCGTAACGTCAAGACCATGAGCGAGGATGAACTGGCTTCCCTGCGCAACAATGTCGCCGGTTTCGTGTTTCAGCAGTTTCACCTGCTCAAGCGCATGAGCATTACCGATAATGTCCGCCTGCCGCACATCTACAGTGGCAGGAAAGGGGATTTCAGAAAAGAGGCAATCGAACGGCTTGCGACAGTCGGTCTTCAGGACCGTCTTGATCATTCCCCAAACCAGCTTTCCGGCGGAGAACAGCAGCGTGCAGCTATTGCCCGCGCTCTGGTTCGCGACCCTCTTATGATTTTTGCCGACGAACCCACGGGCAATCTCGATTCGAAGAACTCTGCAGAAATTATGCACATTCTCAAGCGTCTTCACGAAGAGGGCAAAACCATCATTATGGTGACGCATGAGAATGACATAGCAGCCTATGCTGATCGTATCATTATCATGCGTGATGGTCAGATTCTGAGCGATGAACGCAAAAGCGGCTGCGAAATTCCTGAACAGGACGCTGATAATGGGGTTGATGTTCGTGCGGATCTGAAAATTTCTTTATGGCGCAACGGTCGTTTCAGCGGATTTCTCCTGCAGGCGCTCCAGTCGATGTTGTCCAACAAGGTTCGCTCGTTTCTCTCTGTGCTCGGTATTCTTGTCGGCGTAGCATCGGTTATCGCCATGATGGCCCTTGGAGAAGGAGCCAAAGCATCGATGCAGGAACAGCTCAAATCAATGGGTTCTAACCTGCTCTCTGTTCGTGGCGGATCGGCAAAGATTCGCGGGGCAACCCAGGGCGCGGGAGCGGTTACCCGTTTCACCTTACGCGATGTTGCCGATATTGCGGCCTTGTCAAGCGTCGTCAAGCGTGCAGCGGGGACCGTCAGCGGCAGCGCACAGCTTGTCTATGCCAATAACAACTGGAGCACCTCTCTCGATGGTGTCGGCATACAGTACGGCGACATGCGCTCGTCGATCCCTTCCGTTGGTCGTTGGTTTACGACAGATGAGATCGGCAAACGTGAAAAAGTGGCCATTATCGGCGTAACGGTGGTCAAGGAACTTTTCGGAAACACCAATCCCGTTGGCAAGACCATCAAGATCAACAGGATCAATTTCAAGGTTATCGGCGTTGCCCCTGCCAAAGGCTTTGCCGGCCATCGCGACGCAGACGACGTTGTGATGATCCCCGTCTCGACAGCCATGTACCGTGTGCTCGGCAAGGACTATCTTGACCGTATTTACGTCGAAGCAGCCTCTCCGTCTTTGATAGATGCAGCCAAAACAGTTGTTGGGCAGGTGATCCGGAAACGTCACCGTCTGAAGGAGAGCGACGAATCCTTCTCTATCAGGGATATGACCGAGATCCAGCAGATGATGACCAGCACGACGGAGACCATGAGCCTCCTGCTCGGCTCGATAGCCGCTATCTCGCTTGTCGTCGGGGGTATCGGCATCATGAACATCATGCTGGTATCCGTGACCGAGCGCACCAGAGAGATAGGACTTCGCAAGGCGATAGGTGCCAGGAAATCAGACATCATGCTGCAGTTTATCGTTGAATCCGTCGGCATGACCCTCACCGGAGGTCTGATCGGCATCGCTGCCGGTGCAGGCGTTTCGTGGGCGTTATCAGTGTTTGCCGGATGGAGTGTCAAAACATCTCTCTTCTCCGTTCTTCTGGCTACAACGTTTTCCATGCTTATCGGTCTCTTTTTCGGGCTCTGGCCTGCAAGGAAAGCTGCCGACCTCAAACCTGTCGAAGCGCTGCGCTACGAGTAA
- a CDS encoding Spy/CpxP family protein refolding chaperone, whose translation MNLCNDYTIEKRRMMMMNMKTRIAAASLVLLLPAMMLGPCQAMAFGPERNPRKADFRRDRLQNDGRTMFNDLDLSSKQLEKLKKHKLQQRKSMITLRSQLDLLRADMAEAAFRDNPDKASIKVIAGKIGDLHAQMTVKRIEALIYLRSILNDEQKKVMDSHHMFSQMMTGPDRN comes from the coding sequence ATGAATCTTTGTAACGACTACACCATTGAAAAAAGGAGAATGATGATGATGAATATGAAAACACGAATTGCCGCAGCAAGTCTCGTGCTGCTTTTGCCTGCAATGATGCTCGGGCCTTGCCAGGCGATGGCTTTCGGGCCGGAACGCAATCCCCGTAAGGCGGATTTCAGGCGAGATCGCTTACAGAACGACGGCAGAACCATGTTCAATGATCTTGATCTCAGCTCAAAGCAGCTTGAAAAGCTGAAAAAACATAAGCTGCAGCAACGAAAGAGTATGATTACTTTGCGTTCACAGCTTGATTTGCTCAGGGCCGATATGGCTGAGGCGGCATTTCGCGACAATCCTGACAAGGCATCAATCAAAGTGATTGCAGGAAAGATCGGTGATCTTCATGCACAGATGACGGTTAAACGTATCGAGGCGCTCATCTATCTCCGAAGCATTCTCAATGACGAGCAGAAAAAGGTTATGGACAGTCATCACATGTTCTCTCAGATGATGACGGGGCCAGACAGGAACTGA
- a CDS encoding ArsR/SmtB family transcription factor: MSDAEKTARMFKVLSVGSRVRMVELLKERSLCVNALARTLGITAAAVSQHLRVLRDAGLVCPEKHGYYVHYRINHEALQKWKESALVLLGASSEDSHHCQQLLKKGEKL, encoded by the coding sequence ATGAGTGACGCTGAAAAAACTGCCCGAATGTTCAAGGTTCTTTCCGTTGGTTCACGGGTGCGGATGGTTGAGCTGCTGAAGGAGCGTTCCCTGTGTGTCAATGCCCTTGCCAGGACTCTCGGGATCACTGCAGCTGCAGTTTCCCAGCACCTCAGGGTGTTACGCGATGCCGGTCTGGTTTGTCCGGAAAAACACGGCTACTATGTCCATTACCGAATTAACCATGAAGCGCTTCAGAAGTGGAAGGAGAGTGCGCTTGTTCTTCTCGGCGCGTCGAGTGAGGACTCACATCATTGCCAACAATTATTAAAGAAAGGAGAAAAATTATGA
- a CDS encoding anti-sigma factor family protein, translated as MLMNCKDVERYLVDRALKIPSGENQDALEKHLQACPHCRALAQEYRAVSVALQPETSAATDIDMADRVVALASKKKGTQDNIRRMTFSVAAVAALFLMTIVTPFMLSNRQEGTTDALVLDSYIEAWEALSSQSGNATGYSAFSYEDYGVPLALSQYLEDESL; from the coding sequence ATGCTGATGAACTGTAAGGATGTAGAACGATATCTCGTTGACCGGGCACTCAAGATTCCTTCAGGCGAGAATCAGGATGCGCTGGAGAAGCATCTGCAGGCTTGCCCGCATTGCAGGGCGCTTGCGCAAGAGTATCGGGCTGTCTCAGTGGCGCTGCAGCCTGAAACTTCTGCTGCAACCGATATCGATATGGCGGATCGGGTTGTCGCTCTGGCATCGAAGAAGAAAGGAACACAAGACAATATTCGGCGAATGACCTTTTCTGTTGCTGCGGTTGCTGCTCTTTTCCTGATGACGATCGTCACGCCGTTCATGCTTTCGAACCGTCAGGAGGGGACGACCGACGCTCTTGTTCTTGACTCTTATATCGAGGCATGGGAGGCTTTGTCATCTCAGAGCGGCAACGCGACAGGTTATTCAGCATTCAGCTATGAAGACTACGGGGTGCCGCTTGCACTCTCACAATATCTTGAAGATGAATCTTTGTAA
- a CDS encoding SDR family oxidoreductase: protein MHYSGTVLVAGATGRTGQWVVKRLQHYGIDYRLFVRSGKKALELFGPEITDKLTLGSIENDEEVLAAVSHADAVICAVGGNVMNPEAPPPSAIDRDGVIRLAAHAREQGVRHFVLISSLAVTRPDHPLNKYGQVLTMKLEGENEVRRLFSMKGFSYTILRPGGLAEGEPMEHPLLFDTGDRIETGKINRSDVAEAAVESLWTPEARDLTFELIQTDENAAQKSFERYFRNLNKK, encoded by the coding sequence ATGCACTATAGTGGAACAGTTCTCGTTGCCGGCGCTACAGGAAGAACCGGACAGTGGGTGGTCAAACGCCTGCAGCACTACGGTATCGATTACCGTCTTTTCGTTCGTTCAGGCAAGAAGGCGCTTGAGCTCTTCGGACCTGAAATTACCGACAAACTCACCCTAGGCAGCATTGAAAACGATGAGGAGGTACTGGCTGCGGTAAGCCATGCCGATGCGGTAATCTGTGCAGTCGGCGGCAACGTCATGAATCCCGAAGCCCCTCCCCCTTCGGCAATCGACCGTGACGGTGTGATCCGGCTTGCGGCACACGCACGAGAGCAGGGAGTCCGGCACTTTGTGCTCATCAGCTCCCTTGCGGTCACCAGGCCCGATCACCCTCTCAACAAGTACGGTCAGGTACTGACCATGAAACTCGAAGGAGAAAACGAGGTGCGCCGACTCTTCAGTATGAAAGGGTTCAGCTACACCATCCTCCGCCCCGGCGGGCTTGCAGAAGGCGAACCGATGGAGCATCCCCTGCTCTTCGATACAGGCGACCGGATTGAAACCGGAAAAATCAACCGCAGCGACGTAGCGGAAGCTGCGGTCGAGTCCCTTTGGACTCCCGAAGCGCGAGACCTGACCTTTGAACTGATCCAGACGGATGAAAATGCAGCGCAAAAGTCGTTTGAACGCTACTTCCGGAACCTGAACAAAAAATGA
- a CDS encoding RNA polymerase sigma factor, whose protein sequence is MNPIDQDISQRFRNGDPDALHAVVTCCQNTVFRIGLKLFANQDDAKDFCQDVFLHAFEKRGRYDPKRPLEPWLYRVALNFGRGRLRRKRSLSLIDADAFQHVDDRAVRDLVEEERRVAVQKSLMQLKSNYRECLLLRFECDLKLEEIAGVLEIPLSTVKTRLRRAMAAFKERYIADGGDYADEL, encoded by the coding sequence ATGAACCCAATTGATCAGGATATTTCGCAACGCTTCAGGAACGGAGATCCCGACGCTCTTCACGCGGTGGTGACCTGTTGCCAGAATACCGTTTTCAGGATTGGCCTCAAACTGTTCGCCAATCAGGACGATGCGAAGGATTTCTGTCAGGATGTTTTTCTGCACGCTTTTGAAAAGAGAGGCCGCTATGATCCGAAACGCCCTTTAGAGCCCTGGTTATACCGCGTGGCTTTAAATTTCGGTCGAGGAAGGCTGCGCAGAAAACGAAGCTTGTCGTTGATCGATGCCGATGCTTTTCAGCATGTCGATGACAGAGCGGTTCGGGATCTGGTTGAAGAGGAGAGACGAGTTGCTGTGCAAAAATCTCTCATGCAGCTCAAATCCAACTATCGCGAGTGTTTACTTTTGCGCTTCGAGTGCGATCTGAAGCTGGAGGAGATAGCCGGGGTTCTGGAGATACCTCTCAGTACGGTGAAAACCCGGTTGCGCAGGGCAATGGCCGCTTTTAAAGAACGCTATATCGCTGATGGAGGAGACTATGCTGATGAACTGTAA